In a genomic window of Cytobacillus sp. FSL H8-0458:
- a CDS encoding GNAT family N-acetyltransferase, protein MIQGTDKLIIAEYHEGFAAGIAKMWNLSRDSWGGDTSVMTEEQVKTKEANNGNIILYLALDGEEVVGYCGLKEDTGSLYIPLLNVRPDYHGQKIGKMLVLKALKKTIELGWPRLDLYTWPGNVKAVPLYKKCGFFWEDRDDTTHLMNFIPAVHQTQLLKPVLEKFDWYNSSLRDIEVKPDGIKENGFTFYEYKWRSGEVSARVRFERTGRGISLIETNEYLIELCKGHHEVIENEVQNFQLKLVNKTGNPVSFKAQGKNQGRVESMFEHDLTVESDAVISGQFIVHEGEEPSVWKTHPSLDVKVWVNGEECELRLGFLPKQPAKITAASKGNLRFLNQEAELEMEVENNLEEDAVFHLSFPESDLVELEKREYRIQLHKKERQLLKVPFTVKEHGFYQPEMSISAFKKNGEELSFICSPVGIPLKSFGEKFGGESTDYWHICNGICQVNIRKMDYKITAGRNESVNQPFAFFVPKLGKPYSTEFSKAKPLAAEWFTGDTAITFKLVFKSEAFPGILVTLYTSLYGEGLVKIWSELTNEGNKKYENLYLSQPLYHEMQHPYFPLENEVIEFSDVKELGFMEIPGESITENWFFANHNGDPIGFCWPKSAKSNPDGWQFYYQQETGCLEPGDRAVLAPGYLSIGAFRTWEELQQFAGVTAEPGKMVKNEKALIINGGNPVAKEQETAEFTLKAYRSSYLNGTMEIYLNEDKKLSANFGQQQELKVFKANFPIEGMKPLSLVKAEMTLDSGKTYVKDLLLMPRGEIRILTEEQSGKTVYTLDNGIISLKAAPDFYPGLFSLSYKENEWLDSSFPEPVAKGWWNPWAGGMKTVPSQMSVFSLLKEKSSAEFINVKDSYENEWSVLAIHTKVVHHSVWKGLEYTQYYALLPGVPILAHWVKVTDAGGKYLFNEKWITDIFLSGGSLKDLTLTLNDKGAESAYQAGVEEQSFVNIDGSRISSSRSPEKMYVMKSNDTEFLGAYMNKEAFEVISERKAGPLAKPGFIAFDERSFEGKMLNKLRYLEFR, encoded by the coding sequence ATGATTCAAGGTACAGACAAATTAATCATTGCAGAGTATCATGAGGGCTTTGCTGCAGGAATCGCAAAAATGTGGAACCTGAGCAGAGACAGCTGGGGCGGAGATACCAGTGTAATGACGGAAGAGCAAGTGAAAACGAAGGAAGCGAATAACGGCAATATTATTTTATACTTAGCCCTTGATGGGGAAGAAGTAGTAGGCTATTGCGGGCTTAAAGAGGATACGGGATCCCTGTATATCCCTCTTTTAAATGTAAGGCCGGATTACCATGGGCAAAAAATCGGAAAGATGCTGGTGCTAAAAGCACTGAAAAAGACTATAGAATTGGGATGGCCGCGTCTTGACTTATATACATGGCCAGGAAACGTGAAAGCTGTCCCGCTTTACAAAAAATGCGGCTTCTTCTGGGAAGACAGAGATGATACAACCCATTTAATGAATTTCATTCCCGCTGTTCACCAGACACAGCTTTTAAAGCCTGTCCTGGAAAAGTTTGATTGGTATAACAGCAGCCTGAGAGATATCGAAGTGAAGCCGGATGGAATCAAAGAAAATGGATTTACATTTTACGAGTATAAATGGCGAAGCGGGGAAGTGTCTGCAAGAGTAAGATTTGAAAGAACCGGCAGAGGAATCAGTTTAATAGAAACAAATGAATATCTTATAGAACTGTGCAAGGGCCATCATGAAGTAATTGAAAATGAGGTTCAAAACTTTCAGCTCAAACTTGTAAATAAAACCGGAAATCCTGTTTCGTTTAAGGCTCAAGGGAAAAATCAGGGAAGAGTCGAATCAATGTTCGAGCACGATTTGACAGTCGAAAGCGACGCTGTTATTAGCGGGCAATTCATTGTACATGAAGGTGAAGAGCCCAGTGTCTGGAAAACTCATCCTTCACTGGATGTAAAGGTTTGGGTAAATGGTGAGGAATGTGAACTGCGCCTTGGATTTCTTCCAAAGCAGCCAGCCAAAATAACAGCCGCTTCTAAAGGAAATCTCCGGTTTTTGAATCAGGAAGCAGAACTGGAAATGGAAGTAGAAAACAACCTGGAGGAAGACGCAGTATTTCACCTTTCTTTTCCTGAAAGTGATCTGGTTGAATTAGAAAAGAGGGAGTATCGGATACAGCTCCACAAAAAAGAACGTCAGCTGCTGAAGGTGCCTTTTACCGTGAAAGAACATGGGTTTTATCAGCCGGAAATGTCGATATCGGCATTTAAGAAGAATGGGGAAGAACTCTCTTTTATCTGCAGCCCTGTTGGCATTCCCCTTAAAAGCTTCGGTGAGAAATTCGGGGGAGAGTCAACGGATTACTGGCATATCTGCAATGGGATCTGCCAGGTGAACATCCGGAAAATGGATTATAAGATAACAGCCGGCAGGAACGAAAGTGTTAACCAGCCGTTCGCGTTTTTTGTACCTAAGCTTGGCAAGCCATATTCCACTGAATTTTCAAAGGCAAAGCCTCTGGCAGCAGAATGGTTTACAGGTGATACGGCCATCACCTTCAAATTGGTTTTCAAGTCTGAAGCTTTTCCGGGAATTCTTGTAACCTTGTATACCTCCCTTTATGGTGAAGGCCTTGTGAAAATTTGGTCTGAACTGACAAATGAAGGGAATAAAAAATACGAAAACCTGTATTTAAGCCAGCCGTTATATCATGAAATGCAGCATCCATATTTTCCGCTGGAGAATGAAGTGATAGAGTTTTCTGATGTAAAAGAATTGGGGTTCATGGAAATACCAGGTGAAAGCATAACCGAAAATTGGTTTTTTGCCAATCATAATGGAGATCCGATTGGATTCTGCTGGCCAAAAAGTGCGAAGTCCAATCCTGATGGGTGGCAATTTTATTATCAGCAGGAGACTGGATGTCTTGAACCGGGAGATCGGGCGGTATTAGCTCCTGGTTATTTATCCATTGGAGCCTTCCGTACTTGGGAGGAACTGCAGCAATTTGCAGGTGTGACGGCTGAACCTGGAAAAATGGTAAAGAATGAAAAAGCGCTAATTATCAATGGGGGTAATCCAGTTGCAAAGGAACAGGAAACAGCAGAGTTTACTCTTAAAGCCTATCGTTCAAGTTACCTTAACGGCACTATGGAAATTTATTTAAATGAGGATAAAAAACTATCCGCAAATTTCGGCCAGCAACAGGAACTAAAGGTATTTAAAGCGAATTTCCCTATTGAAGGCATGAAACCCTTATCACTTGTGAAAGCCGAGATGACACTTGACAGTGGTAAGACGTATGTAAAAGACCTTCTGCTGATGCCCAGGGGGGAAATCCGTATATTAACTGAAGAGCAGAGCGGCAAGACTGTATATACATTGGATAACGGCATTATTAGCTTAAAAGCAGCACCGGATTTTTATCCTGGATTATTCTCATTATCGTATAAAGAAAATGAATGGCTGGATTCTTCTTTTCCTGAACCGGTTGCCAAGGGGTGGTGGAATCCGTGGGCTGGCGGCATGAAAACTGTTCCATCCCAAATGAGTGTGTTTTCGCTATTGAAGGAGAAATCTTCTGCTGAATTTATCAATGTTAAAGATTCGTATGAAAACGAATGGTCTGTATTGGCCATTCATACGAAAGTTGTCCATCACTCCGTCTGGAAAGGACTTGAATATACACAGTATTACGCGTTATTGCCGGGAGTGCCGATCCTTGCCCATTGGGTAAAAGTGACCGATGCAGGAGGAAAGTATCTGTTTAATGAAAAGTGGATCACAGATATCTTTTTATCCGGAGGCTCATTAAAGGATCTTACTCTTACACTAAATGACAAAGGTGCTGAATCAGCCTATCAGGCCGGAGTTGAGGAACAATCCTTTGTTAATATTGATGGATCACGTATCAGCAGCTCCCGCTCTCCTGAAAAAATGTATGTAATGAAAAGTAATGATACTGAATTCCTGGGAGCATATATGAATAAAGAAGCCTTCGAAGTTATTTCAGAAAGGAAGGCAGGCCCATTAGCAAAACCGGGCTTTATCGCATTTGATGAAAGAAGCTTCGAGGGCAAAATGCTTAATAAACTGCGTTATCTGGAATTCCGCTAA